A genome region from Pseudomonas helmanticensis includes the following:
- a CDS encoding MFS transporter — protein sequence MPLALLALAVAAFGIGTTEFVIMGLLPDVARDLAVSIPHAGLLITGYALGVVFGAPILAIGTANMPRKATLLGMTLMFILGNILCALAPNYATLMAARVVTALCHGAFFGIGSVVAAGLVAPNKRAQAIAMMFTGLTLANVLGVPLGTALGQYAGWRSTFWAVSVIGVIAALAQWLWLPKHIPMDKANLASEFKVLGKVNVLLALGMSVLASTSLFSVFTYIAPILQDITGVSPHGVTVMLLLFGVGLTGGSMLGGRLADSRLLPSLVGVALAVVVILAAFSQTSRSVIPAAITLVLWGIFAFALCPILQLLIIDQAHEAPNLGSTLNQSAFNLGNAAGAWIGGLVVASGADLADLPWTGALVGVLTVLTALFFIYLQRREAAAVNVSG from the coding sequence ATGCCACTCGCCTTGCTTGCCCTTGCTGTTGCCGCGTTCGGCATCGGCACCACTGAATTCGTCATCATGGGCTTGCTGCCCGACGTCGCCCGCGACCTCGCCGTGAGCATTCCTCACGCTGGCCTGTTGATCACCGGTTATGCCCTGGGCGTAGTGTTCGGCGCGCCGATCCTGGCGATCGGCACCGCCAACATGCCGCGCAAAGCGACGCTGCTGGGCATGACGCTGATGTTCATCCTCGGCAATATCCTCTGCGCCCTCGCACCGAACTACGCGACATTGATGGCGGCGCGCGTGGTCACCGCGTTGTGTCATGGCGCGTTTTTCGGCATCGGCTCGGTGGTCGCCGCCGGACTGGTGGCACCGAACAAACGCGCGCAGGCAATTGCCATGATGTTTACCGGCCTGACGCTGGCCAATGTCCTCGGCGTGCCGTTGGGTACAGCGCTCGGTCAATACGCCGGCTGGCGCTCGACGTTCTGGGCAGTGTCGGTGATTGGCGTGATCGCGGCGCTCGCGCAGTGGTTATGGCTGCCAAAACACATCCCGATGGACAAGGCCAATCTCGCCAGCGAATTCAAAGTGCTGGGCAAGGTCAATGTGCTGTTGGCGTTGGGCATGAGCGTATTGGCGTCCACCAGCCTGTTCAGCGTGTTCACCTACATCGCGCCGATCCTGCAGGACATCACCGGTGTCAGCCCGCACGGCGTGACCGTGATGTTGCTGCTGTTCGGCGTCGGCCTGACCGGTGGCAGCATGCTCGGCGGGCGCTTGGCCGATAGCCGTTTGCTGCCGTCGCTGGTCGGTGTGGCCTTGGCGGTGGTGGTAATTCTCGCGGCGTTCAGCCAGACCAGCCGTTCGGTGATTCCGGCCGCCATTACGCTGGTGCTGTGGGGGATTTTTGCCTTTGCGCTGTGTCCGATCCTGCAATTGCTGATCATCGATCAAGCGCATGAAGCACCGAACCTCGGCTCGACGTTGAACCAGAGCGCATTCAATCTCGGCAATGCGGCGGGTGCGTGGATCGGTGGTCTGGTGGTTGCCAGCGGTGCGGATCTGGCGGACTTGCCGTGGACGGGTGCGCTGGTCGGTGTATTGACGGTGCTGACGGCGCTGTTTTTCATCTATCTGCAACGTCGCGAAGCGGCTGCGGTCAATGTGTCCGGCTGA
- the mltA gene encoding murein transglycosylase A, translating into MNSRFQAWRHPLIATLPLLAILAGCTGGETAKPKTHALATYSSATWEALPAVSDSDLVAGFGSWRSACTRLKADTVWGPTCAAAATVPQSATEIRAFLKQNLDVYGLRAENDNPNGLITGYYEPVYPGSLTPTDTANVPVYGVPEDMIIVSLDSIYPELKGKRLRGRLEGRVLKPYDDAATIESKGVKAPVVAYLTDPMNLQFLQIQGSGRIQTQDGKQLRIAYADQNGHPYRPIGRWLVEQGELKKEDVTMSAISNWAKANPARIPELLGSNPSYVFFTRNPDSNEGPRGSLNVPLTAGYSAAVDRKVIPLGSLLWLSTTRPDGTALVRPVAAQDTGGAIAGEVRADLFWGTGDAAGQLAGDMKQQGQIWMLWPKGAALPQVPQVADKP; encoded by the coding sequence ATGAACAGCCGTTTCCAGGCCTGGCGTCACCCGCTGATCGCAACCCTTCCGCTGCTGGCAATCCTCGCTGGCTGCACCGGTGGCGAGACTGCCAAGCCGAAAACCCATGCCCTCGCGACCTATTCCAGTGCCACTTGGGAAGCACTGCCGGCGGTGTCTGATAGCGACCTGGTCGCCGGTTTCGGTTCGTGGCGCAGCGCCTGCACCCGACTCAAGGCTGATACGGTCTGGGGCCCGACCTGCGCAGCAGCAGCCACAGTGCCGCAAAGCGCCACGGAGATTCGCGCGTTCCTCAAGCAGAATCTGGATGTCTACGGCCTGCGCGCTGAAAACGACAACCCCAACGGTTTGATCACCGGTTACTACGAACCGGTCTACCCCGGCAGCTTGACGCCGACCGACACGGCCAATGTGCCCGTGTATGGCGTGCCGGAAGACATGATCATTGTTTCACTGGACAGTATTTATCCAGAACTCAAAGGCAAACGTCTGCGCGGTCGCCTCGAAGGTCGCGTGCTCAAGCCTTACGACGACGCAGCGACCATTGAATCGAAAGGCGTCAAAGCCCCTGTGGTTGCCTACCTGACCGATCCGATGAACCTGCAATTTCTGCAGATCCAGGGTTCCGGGCGTATTCAGACCCAGGACGGCAAACAGCTGCGTATCGCCTACGCCGATCAGAACGGTCATCCGTACCGGCCGATCGGGCGCTGGCTGGTCGAACAAGGTGAGCTGAAGAAAGAAGACGTGACCATGAGCGCAATCAGCAACTGGGCCAAAGCCAATCCGGCGCGCATCCCGGAACTGCTCGGCAGCAATCCGAGCTATGTGTTCTTCACTCGCAACCCGGACAGTAACGAAGGCCCTCGTGGTTCGCTGAACGTACCGCTGACTGCCGGTTACAGCGCGGCAGTGGATCGCAAGGTGATTCCGCTGGGCAGCCTGCTGTGGCTGTCGACCACCCGCCCGGATGGCACGGCACTGGTGCGCCCGGTGGCGGCGCAGGATACCGGCGGCGCGATTGCCGGCGAGGTCCGCGCGGATCTGTTCTGGGGCACCGGTGATGCGGCCGGGCAACTGGCCGGCGACATGAAACAGCAAGGGCAGATCTGGATGCTCTGGCCCAAAGGCGCGGCGCTGCCGCAAGTGCCGCAGGTGGCTGACAAACCCTGA
- a CDS encoding EamA family transporter: MLATALVLVAALLHATWNTLIKFSAERLLVVACMDTVALLVVAIALPFVSLPPMEIWPWILASAAFELLYRYLLIQAYRVGDLGLVYPLMRGLSPLVVLALTLIFAGEVLTTQQIFGIMLIPLGMVCLLWQGGGGKHLPWSMLPVVALIGLCIGCYTYIDGQALRRWSHPLDYLVWVTLLSAWPFPLLAWVAKRPAFRLFWREEWKLGLAVGFCVLASYALVLWAMQLGSIAEAAALREISVILVVLFGMRYLKEPFGRPRLLACGLVLIGMLIMKF, translated from the coding sequence GTGCTGGCGACAGCTTTGGTTTTGGTGGCGGCGCTGTTGCACGCGACGTGGAACACATTGATCAAATTCAGCGCCGAACGGCTGCTGGTGGTGGCGTGCATGGACACCGTGGCGCTGCTGGTGGTCGCCATCGCGTTGCCGTTCGTGAGTCTGCCGCCCATGGAAATCTGGCCGTGGATTCTCGCTTCTGCGGCGTTTGAACTGCTCTATCGTTACCTGTTGATCCAGGCTTATCGGGTCGGCGATCTCGGCCTGGTCTATCCGCTGATGCGCGGGTTGTCGCCACTGGTGGTGCTGGCGCTGACGCTGATCTTCGCCGGCGAAGTCCTCACCACGCAGCAGATCTTCGGCATCATGCTGATTCCATTGGGCATGGTTTGTCTGCTTTGGCAGGGCGGCGGCGGAAAACACCTGCCGTGGTCGATGCTGCCGGTGGTGGCGCTGATCGGCCTGTGCATCGGCTGCTACACCTACATCGATGGCCAGGCGCTGCGACGCTGGTCGCACCCGCTGGATTATCTGGTCTGGGTGACGCTGCTGAGTGCCTGGCCGTTTCCGCTGTTGGCGTGGGTCGCCAAGCGCCCGGCGTTCCGGCTGTTCTGGCGCGAGGAGTGGAAGCTCGGGCTGGCGGTGGGCTTCTGCGTGTTGGCCAGCTACGCTCTGGTGCTGTGGGCGATGCAGTTGGGCTCGATTGCCGAAGCGGCGGCGTTGCGCGAGATCAGCGTGATTCTGGTGGTGCTGTTCGGTATGCGCTACCTGAAAGAACCTTTCGGCCGGCCACGGCTCTTAGCCTGTGGGCTGGTGCTGATCGGCATGTTGATCATGAAGTTCTGA
- a CDS encoding DUF1090 domain-containing protein, producing MKFLAPLAMLTLCGMMAAPVMADEDAPGLTGCAAKKQGIMNQIEQAKSRGNADQQAGLETALREVNEHCTDAGLKKERENKVLEAKHEVSQRQADLDKAMKKGDPEKINKRKDKLAESRKELQDALDEIDK from the coding sequence ATGAAATTTCTCGCACCGCTCGCCATGCTGACCCTCTGCGGCATGATGGCCGCCCCTGTAATGGCCGATGAAGACGCCCCGGGCCTGACCGGTTGCGCCGCCAAGAAGCAGGGCATCATGAATCAGATCGAACAGGCCAAGTCGCGCGGCAATGCCGATCAGCAGGCAGGTCTGGAAACGGCCCTGCGTGAAGTGAACGAACACTGCACCGACGCCGGCCTGAAGAAAGAACGCGAAAACAAAGTGCTCGAAGCCAAACACGAAGTCAGCCAGCGCCAGGCCGATCTCGACAAGGCAATGAAAAAGGGCGATCCGGAGAAGATCAACAAGCGCAAAGACAAACTCGCTGAATCGCGCAAAGAACTGCAGGACGCGCTGGACGAAATCGACAAGTAA
- a CDS encoding LysR family transcriptional regulator, translated as MDVRFLQSLIAVVETGSIAAAARRENRTAAAISQRVQALERSLGYALLLRTAHAARPTDQCLLVLPQIRAIIDQTQALQNDLHHDALTGEVKIGAISTALTGVLPGLIERLALSAPALKLKITPGDSKSLYEKVLAGDLDAAILVRPPFQPPKAMALTVLKVEPLVLVAPAAHAGQSLETLLRAGPLIRYDARSWGGQIAQRYLDEQAIEPNVLCELDALETIVMLVAQGMGVSLVPQWAGMALDGMCVMPVGDGQRYSRELVVMHSSTPHRPLAMRHLLELLGDAS; from the coding sequence ATGGACGTGCGCTTTCTTCAAAGCCTGATCGCGGTGGTTGAAACCGGTTCGATTGCGGCGGCCGCACGCCGCGAAAACCGCACGGCAGCGGCGATCAGTCAGCGGGTGCAGGCACTCGAGCGATCATTGGGTTATGCCTTGTTGCTGCGCACCGCGCATGCGGCACGGCCGACGGATCAATGTTTGCTGGTGCTGCCGCAAATCAGGGCGATCATCGACCAGACGCAGGCGCTGCAAAACGATCTGCATCACGATGCTTTGACGGGTGAAGTAAAGATCGGGGCGATTTCGACGGCGCTGACCGGTGTGTTGCCGGGATTGATCGAGCGCTTGGCGTTATCGGCGCCGGCGCTGAAATTGAAGATCACGCCGGGTGATTCAAAAAGCCTTTACGAGAAAGTGCTGGCAGGCGACCTGGACGCGGCGATTCTGGTCAGGCCGCCGTTTCAGCCACCCAAGGCCATGGCGCTGACTGTGCTTAAGGTTGAGCCATTGGTTCTGGTTGCTCCGGCCGCGCACGCCGGGCAATCGCTGGAAACGCTGCTGCGCGCAGGCCCACTCATACGTTACGACGCGCGTTCATGGGGCGGGCAGATTGCTCAGCGCTACCTCGATGAGCAGGCGATCGAACCCAATGTGCTCTGTGAGCTGGATGCGCTGGAAACCATCGTCATGCTGGTCGCGCAGGGGATGGGGGTATCGCTGGTGCCGCAATGGGCCGGGATGGCGCTGGACGGCATGTGTGTCATGCCGGTGGGGGATGGGCAGCGCTATTCGCGCGAACTGGTGGTGATGCACAGCTCGACGCCGCACCGCCCATTAGCGATGCGGCATCTGCTCGAATTGCTCGGCGACGCGTCATGA
- a CDS encoding VOC family protein has product MNRPFHAAYHVCDLEQARIFYRDVLGCTEGRSTESWVDFDFFGNQISLHLGTPFATTRTGHVGEHKVLMPHIGVVLPLEEWLELAERLNRLGSVFEIPPLIRFAGEPGEQRTMFFLDPSGNPIEVKGFKDFSGLFAH; this is encoded by the coding sequence ATGAACAGACCCTTTCACGCTGCATACCATGTTTGCGACCTGGAACAGGCACGGATTTTTTATCGAGATGTGTTGGGTTGTACTGAGGGCCGCAGTACAGAGAGCTGGGTCGACTTCGATTTTTTCGGCAATCAGATTTCGCTGCACTTGGGCACACCCTTCGCCACCACCCGCACCGGACACGTTGGCGAACACAAAGTGTTGATGCCGCACATCGGTGTCGTTTTGCCGCTCGAAGAATGGCTGGAACTGGCCGAGCGCCTGAACCGTCTCGGCAGCGTTTTCGAGATCCCGCCATTGATCCGCTTTGCCGGCGAACCTGGGGAGCAACGCACGATGTTCTTCCTTGACCCCAGCGGCAACCCGATCGAAGTCAAAGGCTTCAAGGACTTCAGCGGCCTGTTCGCACATTGA
- a CDS encoding MAPEG family protein encodes MTVALWCVLVAIFLPYVCTGVAKAVGGYRLSDNHDPRDFLESLSGVARRAHAAQLNSFEVMPAFAAAVIVAHLVGTAQLVTVNVLAVLFITSRLLYIICYLADWAILRSLVWFVGMGLIASFFFVSV; translated from the coding sequence ATGACGGTGGCTCTGTGGTGTGTGTTGGTCGCGATTTTTCTGCCGTATGTCTGCACGGGTGTGGCCAAGGCCGTGGGCGGTTACAGACTGAGTGACAACCATGATCCGCGCGACTTTCTCGAAAGCCTCAGCGGTGTGGCGAGACGTGCGCATGCCGCGCAACTGAACAGCTTTGAAGTGATGCCGGCGTTTGCGGCGGCGGTGATCGTTGCGCACCTGGTGGGCACGGCGCAGCTGGTGACGGTCAATGTGCTGGCGGTGCTGTTTATCACCAGTCGTCTGCTGTACATCATTTGCTATCTGGCGGACTGGGCGATCTTGCGGTCGCTGGTGTGGTTTGTGGGGATGGGGTTGATTGCTTCGTTCTTCTTTGTTTCGGTTTAG
- a CDS encoding cation:dicarboxylate symporter family transporter, with amino-acid sequence MSSKTPTSLVTRIMIGLVAGVIVGILLNQFPEYKTWFIDNLLQPAGDLFIRLMKMIVVPLVFACMVVGIAGAGSTKALGRVGIKTLVYFFTITSIAIVFGLIVGNVFQPGAGADFSSTLQAPVSGLATSGETQNLGRTLVNIVPDNIVLAMSQGKLLSVLFFAILFGCALSMLPEQQKAPLIAVMQAVSDTMFKVTHLVMHYSPIGIFGLIGVTVASFGLSALLPLAKLIGITYVAVLLFAFCVLGLVARIAGIRFFHLIREIRSELLLAYSSAASATVMPQLIEKMERYGAPRPITSMVIPLGYSFNLDGASLFAGLGTLFIAQAYGIDLGLADQAMLVLIMVLTSKGAAGVPGFMFIILTATLTAAGLPVEGVAIIAGVYRLMDMPVTALNVLGNALAPLVIARWEGQLKAPQSEPLAQPASPPLKA; translated from the coding sequence ATGAGCAGCAAAACACCCACCAGTCTTGTCACGCGCATCATGATCGGGCTCGTTGCCGGGGTTATTGTCGGCATCCTTCTCAACCAGTTTCCCGAATACAAAACCTGGTTCATCGACAACTTGCTGCAACCGGCAGGAGACCTGTTCATCAGGCTGATGAAAATGATCGTGGTGCCGCTGGTCTTTGCCTGCATGGTCGTCGGCATAGCCGGCGCGGGCAGTACCAAGGCGCTTGGCCGGGTCGGGATAAAGACGCTGGTGTATTTCTTCACGATCACCAGCATCGCCATCGTCTTCGGTCTGATTGTCGGTAACGTGTTCCAGCCCGGCGCTGGTGCGGACTTCAGCAGTACCCTACAGGCACCGGTCAGCGGGCTGGCCACTTCAGGTGAAACACAGAATCTTGGCCGAACCCTGGTCAACATCGTTCCGGACAACATCGTACTGGCGATGTCGCAGGGCAAACTGCTCTCGGTGTTGTTCTTTGCCATCCTGTTCGGCTGCGCCCTGTCGATGCTGCCCGAGCAACAGAAGGCGCCGTTGATCGCGGTGATGCAGGCGGTTTCCGACACCATGTTCAAGGTTACGCATCTGGTCATGCACTATTCGCCGATCGGCATCTTCGGCCTGATCGGCGTGACCGTGGCCAGCTTCGGGTTGAGTGCCTTGCTACCGCTGGCCAAGCTGATCGGCATCACTTACGTAGCAGTGCTGCTGTTCGCATTCTGCGTGCTCGGGTTGGTGGCAAGAATCGCCGGTATCCGTTTTTTTCACCTGATCCGGGAAATACGCAGTGAACTGCTGTTGGCTTATAGCAGCGCCGCTTCGGCCACGGTGATGCCGCAACTGATCGAGAAAATGGAGCGCTATGGAGCGCCGCGCCCGATTACCAGCATGGTCATTCCACTGGGCTACTCGTTCAACCTCGACGGCGCATCACTGTTCGCGGGGCTAGGCACCTTGTTCATCGCCCAGGCTTACGGCATCGACCTCGGGCTGGCAGATCAGGCCATGCTCGTATTGATCATGGTGCTGACATCAAAAGGCGCGGCCGGAGTGCCTGGTTTCATGTTTATCATTCTGACAGCAACGCTCACCGCCGCCGGATTACCGGTGGAAGGCGTGGCGATCATCGCCGGCGTGTACCGTTTGATGGACATGCCGGTGACCGCACTCAATGTGTTGGGCAATGCGTTGGCGCCGTTGGTCATCGCACGCTGGGAGGGACAGCTCAAGGCACCGCAAAGCGAACCGCTCGCACAACCGGCCAGCCCGCCACTCAAGGCCTGA
- a CDS encoding formate/nitrite transporter family protein, with translation MTTPTDGKTPDLSAKEQHEVEKSQPPRAAVLHEIIRSQGDQELERSIAALWWSALAAGLTMGLSLMGMGLLNSRLPEGDEFKVIASFGYCAGFLAVILARQQLFTENTLTAVLPVMTKPTMRNFGRLIRLWTVVLVGNLCGTILVAYVMLELPIFDTKTDHAFLEIGRKVMENHASQMFAKGIVSGWMIATMVWMIPSMESAKMWIIILITYLMALGDFTHIVVGSAEVSYLVFAGELPWSDFWMVFAGPTLAGNIIGGSFIFALISHAQIRSESGAPKTDKPDSGEPREDEPDSKRQ, from the coding sequence ATGACCACCCCCACCGACGGCAAGACCCCCGATCTCTCGGCCAAAGAACAGCACGAAGTCGAGAAGAGCCAGCCGCCGCGCGCGGCCGTCCTGCACGAAATCATCCGCTCACAAGGCGATCAGGAACTGGAGCGCAGCATTGCCGCACTCTGGTGGTCGGCACTGGCGGCCGGGCTGACCATGGGCCTGTCGTTGATGGGCATGGGCCTGCTCAACTCGCGCCTGCCCGAAGGTGACGAATTCAAGGTGATCGCCAGTTTCGGTTACTGCGCAGGCTTTCTGGCGGTGATTCTCGCCCGTCAGCAACTGTTCACCGAGAACACCCTGACCGCCGTGCTGCCAGTCATGACCAAGCCGACGATGCGCAATTTCGGCCGACTGATCCGCCTGTGGACGGTGGTGCTGGTCGGCAACCTCTGCGGCACGATTCTGGTCGCGTACGTGATGCTCGAACTGCCGATCTTCGACACCAAGACCGATCACGCCTTCCTCGAAATCGGCCGCAAGGTCATGGAAAACCACGCCAGCCAGATGTTCGCCAAAGGCATCGTTTCCGGCTGGATGATCGCCACCATGGTCTGGATGATCCCGTCCATGGAGAGCGCGAAGATGTGGATCATCATCCTCATCACTTATCTGATGGCGCTCGGCGATTTCACCCACATCGTCGTCGGTTCGGCGGAGGTGTCGTACCTGGTGTTTGCCGGCGAATTGCCGTGGAGCGATTTCTGGATGGTCTTTGCCGGGCCGACGCTGGCGGGCAACATCATTGGCGGCAGCTTCATCTTCGCGCTGATCAGTCATGCACAGATCCGCAGTGAGAGCGGGGCGCCGAAGACTGATAAACCAGACTCTGGCGAACCCCGCGAGGATGAGCCGGACAGCAAGCGCCAATAG
- a CDS encoding c-type cytochrome, producing MTLKRISVVLLACLTLSACGGVDPNSPLGQRKAIFKQMLKTGEDLGGMLRGRIPFDGPKFAEGAVKLDALSHEPWKHFPQVREEDHTSAKDDVWKQQARFQEMARNLEAATGELVIASQVQPYKASNLGPAVQKVEDACTACHKQFRDH from the coding sequence ATGACTCTTAAAAGAATTTCTGTTGTATTGCTGGCCTGTCTGACCTTGTCCGCCTGTGGCGGTGTCGATCCGAATTCGCCGCTGGGCCAACGCAAGGCGATCTTCAAGCAAATGCTCAAGACCGGTGAAGACCTCGGCGGCATGTTGCGTGGACGTATTCCGTTCGATGGGCCGAAATTCGCCGAAGGTGCGGTGAAACTCGATGCGTTGTCCCATGAGCCGTGGAAGCATTTCCCGCAGGTTCGCGAGGAAGATCACACCAGCGCCAAGGACGATGTCTGGAAGCAGCAGGCGCGTTTTCAGGAAATGGCCCGCAACCTTGAAGCGGCCACCGGTGAATTGGTGATCGCCAGTCAGGTCCAGCCGTATAAAGCCAGCAACCTGGGGCCTGCGGTGCAGAAAGTTGAAGACGCCTGCACTGCTTGCCATAAACAGTTTCGGGATCATTGA
- a CDS encoding cation:proton antiporter — protein MLELVAAFICLTTLLTFVNFRFIGLPPTIGVMVTALLFSLLLQGLSVLGYPGLEERVQQLIGQIDFGDLLMNWMLSFLLFAGALHVNLNDLRSYRWPIGLLATFGVLIATAVIGSLAFYIFALFGWHVSFLYCLLFGALISPTDPIAVLGVLRTANASKPLKTTIVGESLFNDGTAVVVFTVLLGIAQLGETPTISATAMLFVHEAIGGVLFGGMIGYLVYRMIKSIEQHQITVMLTLALVIGGSAMATEIHVSAPIAMVVAGLIIGNVGRNLAMNEMTRRYLDGFWELLDDMLNALLFALIGMELLLLPFNWLHVAAASLLAVAILLSRLLTVAPAIVLLRRWRTVPAGTIRILTWGGLRGGVSVALALALPLGPERDLLLSITYIVVLSSILLQGLTIGKLVKHATRNEPSTATESAH, from the coding sequence ATGCTTGAACTTGTCGCCGCTTTCATCTGCCTCACCACCCTCCTCACCTTCGTCAACTTCCGCTTCATCGGCCTGCCGCCGACCATCGGTGTGATGGTCACTGCGCTGTTGTTCTCCCTGTTACTGCAAGGCCTGAGCGTGCTCGGCTACCCCGGCCTCGAAGAACGCGTGCAGCAACTGATCGGCCAGATCGACTTCGGTGATCTGTTGATGAACTGGATGTTGTCATTCCTGTTGTTCGCCGGCGCCTTGCACGTCAACCTCAATGATCTGCGCAGCTACCGCTGGCCCATCGGTTTACTGGCGACTTTCGGCGTATTGATCGCCACCGCGGTGATCGGCAGCCTCGCCTTTTACATCTTTGCCCTGTTCGGCTGGCACGTGAGCTTCCTCTATTGCCTGTTGTTCGGCGCGCTGATCTCGCCGACCGATCCGATCGCCGTGCTCGGCGTGCTGCGTACCGCCAATGCGTCGAAACCGCTGAAAACCACCATCGTCGGCGAGTCGTTGTTCAACGACGGCACCGCAGTCGTGGTGTTCACTGTGCTGCTGGGCATCGCTCAACTCGGCGAAACCCCGACCATCAGTGCCACGGCCATGCTGTTCGTTCACGAAGCGATTGGCGGCGTGTTGTTCGGCGGGATGATCGGTTACCTGGTCTATCGGATGATCAAGAGCATCGAGCAGCATCAGATCACGGTGATGCTCACTCTGGCGCTGGTCATCGGCGGTTCGGCAATGGCCACCGAGATTCATGTTTCGGCACCGATTGCGATGGTGGTCGCCGGTCTGATCATCGGCAATGTCGGCCGTAATCTGGCGATGAACGAAATGACCCGGCGCTATCTCGACGGTTTCTGGGAATTGCTCGATGACATGCTCAATGCGCTGTTGTTCGCGCTGATCGGCATGGAGCTGTTGCTGCTGCCGTTCAACTGGCTGCACGTGGCGGCAGCGAGTTTGCTGGCGGTGGCAATTTTGTTGTCACGCCTGCTGACCGTGGCCCCGGCCATCGTCCTGCTGCGGCGCTGGCGGACGGTGCCGGCCGGCACGATCCGGATTCTGACCTGGGGCGGTTTGCGCGGCGGTGTCTCGGTGGCACTGGCGCTGGCCCTGCCGCTGGGCCCGGAGCGCGATCTGCTGCTGAGCATCACCTACATCGTGGTGCTGTCGTCGATCCTGTTGCAGGGCCTGACCATCGGCAAACTGGTCAAGCATGCGACTCGCAATGAGCCAAGTACCGCGACTGAGTCAGCGCACTGA